Proteins encoded within one genomic window of Triticum aestivum cultivar Chinese Spring chromosome 2D, IWGSC CS RefSeq v2.1, whole genome shotgun sequence:
- the LOC123050801 gene encoding PI-PLC X domain-containing protein At5g67130 isoform X1, with product MAAVAVVGLMARRSGTLLLLVIVAIVAGTASGAALVGDKCAAGSQSPCGDGMRCASCSPLAGAGAAVCSRITPIDPKTHGTGLPFNKYSWLTTHNSFAMAGTTSPSGTPVLSTPNQEDTVADQLKNGVRGLMLDTYDYNNDLWLCHSFSGKCYEITAFQRASKVFKEVEGFLNANPDEVVTLFVEEYTAAGALGKALSAAGLTKYVFPPASMPKDGADWPPLKDMIAQNHRLLVFTSKQGREGSDGAAFQWDYVVETQYGGDGLVVGACPKRAESKPMDSKGQSLVLLNFFTTNPSQSWACVNNSAPLISKLRACYDASAKRWPNYIAVDFYMRSSGGGAPLATDVANGRLQCGCDSIAYCKANASFGTCALPSSTLSSPPSSPPSPSPPSASSSPKSLALASSPSSKRSMAPSSSPSAAPARSRSWSSSAALSLFSFMDSNVDPSLSTSVALSPSLAPSSLPSLGSAKPSTLSPLSSPSASSPSSSLLNKSPKKKSPKSTINVMSVDELNPESTTTDEGATPKASSNSTPNQGMSAEASPSGTPDTGAPQRTLPKSIAEPPTPTTHPEAENTSSAAIRPKTPRRSSLIGTALLVLISLS from the exons ATGGCCGCCGTTGCCGTCGTCGGGTTGATGGCTCGCCGCAGCggcaccctcctcctcctcgtgatTGTCGCCATCGTCGCCGGGACGGCCTCGGGGGCCGCGCTGGTGGGCGACAAGTGCGCCGCGGGCTCGCAGTCGCCGTGCGGCGACGGGATGCGCTGCGCCTCCTGCTCCCCGCTCGCCGGGGCCGGCGCCGCCGTGTGCTCCCGGATCACGCCCATCGACCCCAAGACCCAC GGCACGGGGCTGCCGTTCAACAAGTACTCGTGGCTCACCACGCACAActccttcgccatggccggcaccaccTCCCCCTCCGGCACGCCCGTCCTCTCCACGCCCAACCAGGAGGACACCGTCGCCGACCAGCTCAAG AACGGCGTGAGGGGGCTGATGCTGGACACGTACGACTACAACAACGACCTCTGGCTCTGCCACTCCTTCAGCGGCAAATGCTACGAGATCACCGCATTC caacGGGCGTCCAAGGTGTTCAAGGAGGTGGAGGGCTTCCTCAACGCCAACCCGGACGAGGTCGTCACGCTGTTCGTCGAGGAGTACACCGCCGCGGGCGCCCTCGGCAAggccctctccgccgccggccTCACCAAGTACGTCTTCCCGCCGGCCAGCATGCCCAAGGACGGCGCCGACTGGCCGCCGCTCAAGGACATGATCGCCCAGAACCACCGCCTCCTCGTCTTCACCTCCAAGCAGGGCCGCGAGGGCTCCGACGGCGCCGCCTTCCAGTGGGACTACGTCGTCGAGACGCAAT ACGGGGGCGATGGGCTGGTGGTGGGCGCATGCCCTAAGCGGGCCGAGTCCAAGCCCATGGACTCCAAGGGGCAGTCGCTGGTGCTGCTCAACTTCTTCACCACCAACCCCAGCCAGAGCTGGGCCTGCGTCAACAACTCCGCGCCGCTCATCTCCAAGCTCAGGGCCTGCTACGACGCCTCCGCCAAGCGATGGCCCAACTACATCGCCGTCGACTTCTACATG aggagcagcggcggcggcgccccccTGGCGACCGACGTGGCCAACGGGCGCCTCCAGTGCGGCTGCGACAGCATCGCCTACTGTAAG GCAAACGCCTCATTTGGAACATGCGCACTGCCATCGTCAACCCTGTCCTCGCctccctcgtcgccgccgtcacccTCCCCACCTTCGGCTTCCTCCTCGCCGAAATCTTTGGCATTGGCTTCGTCACCGTCTTCAAAACGATCCATGGCCCCGTCTTCGTCGCCCTCTGCAGCTCCAGCTCGGTCACGGTCGTGGTCTTCGTCGGCAGCATTGTCCTTGTTTTCTTTCATGGATTCGAACGTGGACCCTTCTCTATCCACATCTGTAGCTTTGTCACCTTCCTTGGCCCCGTCTTCATTGCCCTCTCTGGGTTCCGCTAAGCCTTCGACCCTCTCCCCACTATCGTCGCCCTCTGCTTCCTCCCCGTCATCGTCACTGTTGAATAAGTCTCCAAAGAAGAAGTCTCCAAAGAGCACGATCAACGTGATGTCAGTGGATGAACTCAATCCAGAGAGTACAACTACAGATGAAGGGGCAACACCAAAAGCGTCTTCGAACAGTACTCCAAATCAAGGGATGTCGGCGGAAGCATCTCCGAGCGGTACTCCAGACACCGGGGCACCACAGAGAACGCTTCCAAAGAGCATAGCAGAACCGCCGACACCCACGACACATCCCGAGGCGGAGAACACCTCCAGCGCGGCGATCCGGCCCAAGAcccctcgccggagctccctcATCGGGACCGCGTTGCTCGTGCTGATCTCATTGTCTTGA
- the LOC123050801 gene encoding PI-PLC X domain-containing protein At5g67130 isoform X2 produces the protein MAAVAVVGLMARRSGTLLLLVIVAIVAGTASGAALVGDKCAAGSQSPCGDGMRCASCSPLAGAGAAVCSRITPIDPKTHGTGLPFNKYSWLTTHNSFAMAGTTSPSGTPVLSTPNQEDTVADQLKNGVRGLMLDTYDYNNDLWLCHSFSGKCYEITAFQRASKVFKEVEGFLNANPDEVVTLFVEEYTAAGALGKALSAAGLTKYVFPPASMPKDGADWPPLKDMIAQNHRLLVFTSKQGREGSDGAAFQWDYVVETQYGGDGLVVGACPKRAESKPMDSKGQSLVLLNFFTTNPSQSWACVNNSAPLISKLRACYDASAKRWPNYIAVDFYMRSSGGGAPLATDVANGRLQCGCDSIAYCKRLIWNMRTAIVNPVLASLVAAVTLPTFGFLLAEIFGIGFVTVFKTIHGPVFVALCSSSSVTVVVFVGSIVLVFFHGFERGPFSIHICSFVTFLGPVFIALSGFR, from the exons ATGGCCGCCGTTGCCGTCGTCGGGTTGATGGCTCGCCGCAGCggcaccctcctcctcctcgtgatTGTCGCCATCGTCGCCGGGACGGCCTCGGGGGCCGCGCTGGTGGGCGACAAGTGCGCCGCGGGCTCGCAGTCGCCGTGCGGCGACGGGATGCGCTGCGCCTCCTGCTCCCCGCTCGCCGGGGCCGGCGCCGCCGTGTGCTCCCGGATCACGCCCATCGACCCCAAGACCCAC GGCACGGGGCTGCCGTTCAACAAGTACTCGTGGCTCACCACGCACAActccttcgccatggccggcaccaccTCCCCCTCCGGCACGCCCGTCCTCTCCACGCCCAACCAGGAGGACACCGTCGCCGACCAGCTCAAG AACGGCGTGAGGGGGCTGATGCTGGACACGTACGACTACAACAACGACCTCTGGCTCTGCCACTCCTTCAGCGGCAAATGCTACGAGATCACCGCATTC caacGGGCGTCCAAGGTGTTCAAGGAGGTGGAGGGCTTCCTCAACGCCAACCCGGACGAGGTCGTCACGCTGTTCGTCGAGGAGTACACCGCCGCGGGCGCCCTCGGCAAggccctctccgccgccggccTCACCAAGTACGTCTTCCCGCCGGCCAGCATGCCCAAGGACGGCGCCGACTGGCCGCCGCTCAAGGACATGATCGCCCAGAACCACCGCCTCCTCGTCTTCACCTCCAAGCAGGGCCGCGAGGGCTCCGACGGCGCCGCCTTCCAGTGGGACTACGTCGTCGAGACGCAAT ACGGGGGCGATGGGCTGGTGGTGGGCGCATGCCCTAAGCGGGCCGAGTCCAAGCCCATGGACTCCAAGGGGCAGTCGCTGGTGCTGCTCAACTTCTTCACCACCAACCCCAGCCAGAGCTGGGCCTGCGTCAACAACTCCGCGCCGCTCATCTCCAAGCTCAGGGCCTGCTACGACGCCTCCGCCAAGCGATGGCCCAACTACATCGCCGTCGACTTCTACATG aggagcagcggcggcggcgccccccTGGCGACCGACGTGGCCAACGGGCGCCTCCAGTGCGGCTGCGACAGCATCGCCTACT GCAAACGCCTCATTTGGAACATGCGCACTGCCATCGTCAACCCTGTCCTCGCctccctcgtcgccgccgtcacccTCCCCACCTTCGGCTTCCTCCTCGCCGAAATCTTTGGCATTGGCTTCGTCACCGTCTTCAAAACGATCCATGGCCCCGTCTTCGTCGCCCTCTGCAGCTCCAGCTCGGTCACGGTCGTGGTCTTCGTCGGCAGCATTGTCCTTGTTTTCTTTCATGGATTCGAACGTGGACCCTTCTCTATCCACATCTGTAGCTTTGTCACCTTCCTTGGCCCCGTCTTCATTGCCCTCTCTGGGTTCCGCTAA